Proteins from a genomic interval of uncultured Methanocorpusculum sp.:
- a CDS encoding Na+/H+ antiporter NhaC family protein yields the protein MDKQKLLSIISVIVVLIAFAIPLAYTGAATIPDEDSGFISWYENHPAATLGEDSTGVYAEDVVNDPGKVDKMRLAYALGFVTLLAPLLALLLAFLTKNVLLSLFLGVLNGAWTLCLVTGTIFGAASGAFLNSTDYFVATMADRWDAGILMQVLVIGALIALITRMGGMRGLATLITKIAKGPRSAQVAIWLSGWIIFFDDYANALIIGPIMRTVCDKFRISREKLAFLVDSTAAPVAGIVLVSTWIGTEIVNINTGLSIAGITDMSAFEIFIETIPYRFYNILALFFVLATGLLLREYGPMAKAELRARTTGQTIKPGSEVATEDDYDKDPEKAELKDDHGILKTSRKVHPPNIWNAIIPIAVMIISALVLFYTNGVSYIMAGEGIGILPDGQTITAELFMQMNFFEGLTYAYSSADASIVLFQAGLLACIVAIILGFAQRIFTVKEGIETWAHGMKSMVFVCIVLILAWSIGSVISDLGTSYFISGIFSDNIPLWIVPALIFIIAAVISFATGTAYGTMAILLPLCIPLAAVIGGGVINGEAVDPLFIVLCSSAVLTGAIFGDHCSPISDTTILSSMGSGCGLMDHVQTQIGYALTVAVISIAAYLLIGIGLPIWIVLPIGAVLCVAALLILGKKMPTWDPKTEKLLE from the coding sequence ATGGATAAACAAAAACTACTTAGCATCATCAGTGTTATAGTGGTTCTCATTGCCTTCGCAATTCCGCTTGCCTATACCGGGGCCGCAACAATCCCCGATGAAGACTCCGGATTTATTTCTTGGTATGAAAATCACCCGGCTGCAACACTAGGTGAAGATTCCACTGGTGTTTACGCCGAAGATGTCGTGAATGATCCGGGCAAAGTGGATAAAATGCGACTCGCCTATGCATTAGGCTTTGTTACACTTCTCGCCCCGCTGCTCGCTCTTCTTCTTGCATTCCTTACAAAGAATGTCCTTCTGTCTCTGTTCCTTGGTGTTCTTAACGGTGCCTGGACCCTCTGTCTTGTTACCGGCACAATTTTTGGTGCAGCGTCGGGAGCATTCCTGAATTCGACCGATTATTTTGTCGCGACGATGGCTGATCGGTGGGATGCAGGAATTCTCATGCAAGTTCTGGTCATCGGAGCATTGATCGCACTCATCACCCGTATGGGGGGTATGCGTGGTCTTGCAACACTGATCACCAAAATCGCCAAAGGTCCCCGCAGTGCACAGGTCGCCATCTGGCTGTCCGGATGGATCATCTTCTTCGATGATTATGCAAACGCCCTTATTATTGGCCCGATCATGCGTACGGTCTGTGACAAGTTCCGGATCTCGCGTGAGAAACTAGCTTTCCTCGTAGACTCAACTGCGGCGCCTGTTGCCGGAATCGTTCTCGTTTCGACGTGGATCGGAACCGAGATCGTGAATATCAACACCGGTCTCAGTATCGCAGGCATCACCGATATGTCCGCATTCGAGATTTTCATCGAAACGATTCCCTATCGGTTCTACAATATTCTCGCACTCTTCTTCGTGCTGGCAACCGGCCTGCTCCTGCGTGAATACGGACCTATGGCAAAAGCCGAACTGCGCGCCCGCACGACCGGACAAACCATCAAACCCGGTTCTGAAGTTGCAACGGAAGATGACTACGACAAGGACCCGGAAAAAGCCGAGCTCAAGGATGACCACGGCATATTGAAAACTTCCAGAAAAGTCCACCCGCCGAACATATGGAATGCGATCATTCCAATCGCCGTAATGATCATCTCGGCTCTCGTTCTCTTCTACACGAACGGTGTGTCCTACATTATGGCAGGAGAGGGTATCGGTATTCTCCCGGATGGACAGACGATTACTGCTGAATTATTTATGCAGATGAACTTCTTCGAAGGCCTCACCTATGCATACAGTTCTGCTGATGCAAGTATTGTCCTATTCCAGGCTGGTCTTCTTGCCTGTATCGTTGCCATCATCTTGGGTTTTGCCCAGAGGATTTTCACGGTGAAAGAGGGTATCGAAACCTGGGCACATGGTATGAAATCCATGGTCTTCGTATGTATCGTCCTGATTCTTGCCTGGTCGATCGGATCAGTCATCAGTGATCTCGGGACGTCCTATTTCATTTCTGGTATTTTCTCTGACAATATCCCGCTCTGGATCGTACCAGCCCTGATCTTCATCATTGCGGCTGTGATTTCTTTTGCAACAGGAACTGCATATGGAACAATGGCAATTCTTCTTCCTCTGTGTATCCCTCTTGCAGCTGTAATCGGAGGAGGAGTTATCAACGGTGAGGCAGTAGATCCACTCTTCATTGTCCTCTGTTCATCAGCCGTTCTTACCGGAGCCATCTTTGGTGATCACTGTTCTCCGATCTCGGATACGACAATTCTGTCATCCATGGGTTCGGGATGCGGTTTGATGGATCATGTTCAAACACAGATCGGCTACGCATTGACCGTCGCCGTGATCTCCATTGCAGCATATCTCCTGATCGGTATTGGCCTTCCAATCTGGATCGTCCTGCCAATCGGCGCTGTGCTCTGTGTCGCGGCCCTTCTGATCCTCGGCAAAAAAATGCCGACATGGGATCCGAAAACGGAAAAA
- a CDS encoding Xaa-Pro peptidase family protein, protein MSPLSELENRMARFHAQMDNKYPDWEYTAIFGKVNLYYFTGTMQDGVLLISKRDDAVFWVRNSYSRALDESTFNDIRPMESFRDAAKETTITGDTVYTETEVISYAHLQRFVKYFPFKHIASADRIIADVRSVKSEYELALMKKSGDIHRHVKEELVPDILREGMSEAELGTELYQIMIREGHQGIVRFGMFDTEVRMGHIGFGESSLYPSYFNGASGNRGIGPYAPVLGSPDRKLKYGDLVYLDVGCGYHGYQTDKTMTYMFGKSLPDEVIEMHYKCVDVQNAVASMLKPGMVPSLIYKTIMDDLDEDFKKDFMGYKERVVKFLGHGIGLQIDEMPVIAKGFDEPLAENMTLAIEPKKGIKDIGIVGIENTFVVTPKGGECFTGNNPGMILVY, encoded by the coding sequence ATGTCCCCCCTCTCTGAGCTTGAAAACCGGATGGCACGTTTTCATGCGCAGATGGATAATAAATACCCTGACTGGGAATATACAGCGATTTTCGGCAAGGTCAATCTCTATTATTTCACCGGCACGATGCAGGACGGCGTCCTTCTAATATCGAAACGTGATGATGCGGTTTTCTGGGTGAGAAACAGTTATTCGCGCGCTCTTGATGAATCAACATTCAACGATATTCGGCCGATGGAAAGTTTCCGCGATGCTGCAAAAGAAACGACCATTACCGGCGATACTGTGTATACGGAAACGGAAGTGATCTCGTATGCCCACCTGCAGAGATTTGTGAAGTATTTCCCGTTCAAGCATATCGCCTCGGCGGATCGAATAATTGCAGATGTCAGATCGGTGAAGAGTGAATATGAACTGGCGCTGATGAAAAAATCCGGGGATATCCACCGCCATGTGAAAGAAGAACTGGTGCCGGATATCCTTCGAGAAGGGATGAGCGAAGCGGAACTTGGAACCGAGCTCTATCAGATCATGATTCGTGAAGGGCATCAGGGAATCGTACGATTCGGGATGTTCGATACTGAAGTGAGGATGGGACATATCGGGTTCGGCGAGAGTTCCCTTTATCCGTCCTATTTTAACGGAGCAAGCGGAAATCGTGGTATAGGGCCGTATGCTCCGGTCCTCGGCAGTCCCGACAGGAAACTGAAATACGGCGATCTCGTGTATCTGGATGTAGGATGCGGGTATCACGGATATCAGACCGATAAAACGATGACCTATATGTTTGGCAAATCGCTGCCGGATGAGGTTATCGAGATGCACTACAAATGCGTTGATGTCCAGAATGCCGTTGCCTCGATGCTGAAACCAGGCATGGTTCCATCATTGATCTATAAGACGATCATGGATGATCTCGATGAGGATTTCAAGAAGGACTTCATGGGCTACAAAGAACGTGTTGTCAAATTCCTCGGTCACGGGATCGGCCTTCAAATTGACGAGATGCCGGTTATTGCAAAAGGATTTGACGAACCGCTTGCTGAAAATATGACGCTAGCTATTGAGCCGAAGAAGGGGATAAAAGATATCGGTATTGTTGGGATAGAAAATACCTTTGTCGTTACGCCTAAAGGAGGAGAGTGTTTCACAGGGAATAATCCCGGCATGATCCTGGTGTATTGA
- the ilvD gene encoding dihydroxy-acid dehydratase has protein sequence MRSDDVKSGYTRAPNRALIRSLGISDQEMKKPFVGIANSWNTIVPGHTHLRMVAERVREGVAAGGGVAFEFNTIGICDGIAMGHEGMRYSLASRENIADSVELMIQAHRFDALVCICTCDKIVPGMLMAAARCNIPAIVVTGGNMLPGHHKGCELSLTDIFEGVGKVAAHKMSEEELHELEAAAMPGCGSCQGLYTANTMACMTEAMGMSLPGCAAIPAVDAAKLRIAYESGVRVVEMIKEDVKPRDILTKNSLKNAIAVDMALGGSTNTVLHLMAIAQEANVPLSLDDFTQMGATVPHICSMQPGGPHSMQTLYHSGGIPAVFKQIRPHLDDCLTVSGKTVFAIADGVKYVDENVIHSLENAVHKAGGLKILKGSLAPNGSVIKSAAVIDAMWKHQGPARVFDGENEAMDAILTGKIVEGDVIVIRYEGPKGGPGMPEMLSPTSALMGLGYKHVALVTDGRFSGGTRGPCIGHVAPEAKAGGPIGLVREGDIIKIDLYEQTLDLLVDEAELAERRKMWVPKERELKGVLARYAGQADKGAVPEYFFF, from the coding sequence ATGCGCAGCGATGATGTGAAATCAGGATACACCAGAGCACCCAACAGGGCTCTTATACGCTCACTCGGGATTTCTGATCAAGAGATGAAAAAACCCTTTGTCGGGATCGCAAACTCCTGGAACACGATCGTTCCGGGACACACGCATCTCAGAATGGTTGCCGAACGCGTAAGAGAGGGAGTTGCGGCAGGCGGGGGTGTTGCTTTCGAGTTTAACACGATAGGAATTTGCGACGGTATTGCGATGGGACATGAAGGGATGCGGTACTCGCTAGCCTCACGCGAAAACATCGCGGATTCAGTTGAACTCATGATCCAGGCTCACCGGTTCGATGCTCTTGTCTGCATATGTACCTGCGATAAGATCGTTCCCGGCATGCTTATGGCGGCGGCACGATGCAATATTCCGGCGATCGTCGTCACCGGCGGGAACATGCTTCCCGGCCATCACAAGGGCTGCGAACTTTCCCTAACCGATATATTTGAGGGAGTCGGTAAGGTCGCTGCACACAAAATGAGCGAAGAGGAACTCCACGAACTGGAGGCCGCGGCAATGCCCGGGTGCGGCAGTTGTCAGGGATTATATACGGCAAATACCATGGCCTGCATGACCGAAGCGATGGGAATGTCCCTTCCCGGCTGTGCGGCGATCCCCGCGGTTGATGCGGCAAAACTCCGTATCGCTTATGAAAGCGGCGTCAGAGTCGTTGAGATGATCAAAGAGGATGTCAAGCCCCGTGACATCCTCACGAAAAATTCGCTGAAAAACGCTATCGCCGTAGATATGGCGCTTGGCGGCTCAACGAACACGGTCCTTCACTTAATGGCGATCGCTCAGGAAGCAAATGTCCCGCTGAGTCTTGATGATTTTACCCAGATGGGAGCAACCGTCCCGCACATCTGTTCGATGCAGCCAGGCGGCCCGCACTCAATGCAGACGTTATATCACTCGGGCGGGATCCCTGCAGTTTTCAAGCAGATTAGACCGCATCTTGACGACTGTTTGACCGTCTCGGGAAAAACAGTGTTTGCGATCGCAGATGGCGTGAAATACGTGGATGAAAATGTGATCCACAGTCTGGAGAATGCCGTGCACAAGGCAGGCGGACTGAAGATCCTGAAAGGTTCGCTTGCGCCGAACGGCTCGGTTATCAAATCGGCAGCAGTAATCGATGCGATGTGGAAGCATCAGGGCCCAGCACGGGTTTTTGACGGAGAGAATGAAGCGATGGATGCGATTCTTACCGGAAAAATCGTCGAAGGCGACGTGATCGTTATCCGATATGAAGGACCGAAAGGCGGACCAGGTATGCCAGAGATGCTTTCCCCGACATCAGCATTGATGGGTCTTGGCTATAAGCATGTGGCTCTTGTGACGGACGGACGCTTCTCCGGCGGAACACGCGGTCCGTGTATAGGGCACGTTGCTCCGGAAGCAAAGGCAGGAGGACCGATCGGCCTTGTTCGGGAAGGAGACATCATCAAGATCGATCTGTATGAACAAACACTGGACCTTCTCGTTGACGAGGCGGAACTTGCAGAGAGAAGAAAGATGTGGGTGCCTAAAGAAAGGGAATTAAAGGGCGTGCTTGCACGATACGCCGGTCAGGCCGACAAGGGCGCCGTGCCTGAATATTTTTTTTTTTAG
- a CDS encoding lactate dehydrogenase — protein MTIVACLGVGRIGGEVAYVSALRKFADELVLFDISEPLQHAQKLDIIHGMDIPVSTNPTDLKDADYCIYSAGYSRSPNIKTRADLFDKNLPIAKESAELLKGFSGKLIIVTNPMDVFTWYFAKKNCLDESQVVGFGGLLDSRRFTVALRSMGIEAEGQVLSEHGEHQVPLFSSLEIDIPIPVREEILTGLRGSSMPVIKGKAGTVFGPAYHIVSMLEKIEKGERVICSLPANGAYGIDGCSLGLPAVVTRSGAKIDESLKFDPWEMAKLHEAADFLQGLCRRV, from the coding sequence ATGACTATAGTTGCATGCCTCGGAGTGGGCAGAATCGGCGGAGAAGTTGCATACGTTTCTGCCCTCAGAAAATTTGCCGACGAACTCGTCCTTTTCGATATCAGCGAACCCCTGCAGCATGCTCAAAAACTCGATATAATTCACGGGATGGACATCCCCGTGTCCACAAACCCTACCGATCTGAAAGACGCCGATTACTGTATATATTCAGCCGGCTATTCGCGGTCCCCCAACATAAAAACCCGTGCTGATCTTTTTGATAAAAATCTCCCGATTGCAAAGGAATCTGCAGAACTTCTGAAGGGATTCTCCGGCAAACTCATCATCGTCACAAACCCGATGGATGTCTTTACCTGGTATTTTGCCAAAAAAAACTGCCTTGACGAAAGTCAGGTCGTCGGGTTCGGCGGTCTTCTCGACAGCAGAAGATTCACCGTGGCACTCCGTTCGATGGGAATCGAAGCAGAGGGCCAGGTCCTCAGCGAACATGGCGAACATCAGGTCCCGCTCTTTTCCAGTCTGGAAATCGACATCCCTATCCCGGTAAGAGAAGAGATCCTAACCGGTCTTCGCGGATCTTCGATGCCGGTCATCAAAGGAAAAGCAGGTACTGTTTTCGGTCCGGCGTATCACATCGTCTCCATGCTGGAAAAGATCGAGAAAGGAGAAAGAGTAATCTGTTCACTTCCGGCAAACGGTGCTTACGGAATTGACGGCTGTTCACTTGGACTTCCGGCCGTCGTGACGCGTTCCGGCGCAAAGATCGATGAGAGTTTGAAGTTCGATCCCTGGGAAATGGCAAAACTCCATGAGGCTGCGGATTTCTTGCAGGGACTTTGCAGGAGAGTATAG
- a CDS encoding DNA-directed DNA polymerase, with translation MEIAINQAEYSNAPGGPVVHIFGREADGTPHQLKVTGFRPYFWVRESEADKPHTEKIDVTQDRGISIKGEPLRRIYTEKPGDVRNIRDNYHHFEADIPFATRFLIDTGLTGGVSAPSDECSFTELSPAEVISRPRVCMCDIECDDRNGFPEPERDPVICITCHDSFDDQYTTFVLDGKTKGGYGNAEPLASGCFSNCHTIISYDTERDLFAGFIDYIREKDPDILSGWNFIDFDAEYILKRAETLGFRSEVFARMTGMTERNAMRGRVIFDLLAAYKKMQGSQKESYRLDAVAEDELGETKVRYIGTLGDLWDNDPLKMVEYNFKDVELCVGINRKNKIIEFYQEVARYVGCPLDKTLNSSNVIDIYILRKAFGKFILPSKGNASGEEFEGATVFDPSKGVRENVIVLDLKSLYPMAMMTLNASPETKSPTGEIHAPNGIRFSKSPDGLTRSIISELMAERDERKKLRNSFPFGSDEYTLYDMQQNVLKVIMNTYYGVSGFSRFRLYDRDIGAAVTSVGRAIIQHTKLVITKRGYDVIYGDTDSCFVQIPFTSLEDTMKIAREIEEELNASYLSFAQETLGADMNFFSIKFEKIYRRFFQGGAKKRYAGHLIWKEGQDVDKIDITGFEMKRSDSAQITREVQERVLEMILKGNGREDVKKYLPEVLSLYREGKCPLEKAGIPSGINKSLADYAHLDSHGRGAIYSNTYLGTDFKRGSKPKRLYIKRTYMPEKYPDTDVLCFEYPDQVPEGAFEIDWETMLEKTIQAPLNRIFDALGWDWDEFDPTKSRKTTLDMFF, from the coding sequence ATGGAAATTGCCATCAATCAGGCAGAATACTCAAATGCCCCGGGAGGTCCGGTCGTTCACATCTTTGGAAGGGAAGCGGACGGGACTCCCCACCAGCTGAAAGTCACCGGTTTTCGCCCCTACTTCTGGGTCCGTGAAAGCGAAGCCGACAAACCTCATACGGAAAAAATCGACGTTACGCAGGATCGGGGGATCTCCATCAAAGGCGAACCTCTTCGCCGGATATATACGGAAAAACCCGGCGACGTCAGAAATATCAGGGACAACTACCACCATTTCGAAGCTGACATTCCATTTGCGACCCGTTTTCTTATCGACACCGGCCTTACCGGCGGTGTCAGTGCCCCATCGGACGAGTGTTCATTCACCGAACTTTCACCGGCAGAAGTGATCTCCAGACCGCGGGTCTGTATGTGCGATATCGAGTGTGATGACAGAAACGGATTTCCCGAACCGGAACGCGATCCGGTCATCTGCATAACCTGCCATGACTCGTTCGATGATCAGTATACAACTTTTGTTCTTGATGGAAAAACCAAAGGCGGATACGGCAACGCCGAACCGCTTGCGAGCGGATGTTTTTCCAACTGTCATACAATTATTTCCTATGACACCGAACGCGATCTTTTCGCAGGTTTCATCGATTACATCCGGGAGAAGGACCCCGATATTCTCTCGGGCTGGAACTTCATTGACTTCGATGCCGAGTACATCCTCAAGCGTGCCGAGACCCTAGGTTTCCGTTCCGAGGTCTTTGCCCGGATGACCGGAATGACCGAGCGAAATGCAATGAGGGGTCGGGTCATCTTCGATCTTCTCGCAGCATACAAAAAAATGCAGGGGAGTCAGAAGGAGTCGTATCGCCTCGACGCCGTCGCCGAAGACGAACTTGGCGAGACCAAAGTTCGGTACATTGGAACTCTTGGCGATCTCTGGGATAATGATCCCCTGAAGATGGTAGAATACAACTTCAAGGATGTCGAACTATGCGTCGGGATCAACAGAAAGAACAAAATTATCGAGTTCTATCAGGAAGTTGCCAGATATGTGGGTTGTCCTTTGGACAAAACGCTGAACTCTTCGAACGTCATCGACATCTATATTCTCAGAAAAGCGTTCGGCAAATTTATCCTGCCGTCTAAGGGAAACGCCTCGGGCGAGGAGTTTGAAGGAGCGACCGTTTTTGATCCAAGCAAAGGTGTTCGGGAGAACGTCATCGTTTTGGATCTGAAATCGCTCTATCCCATGGCGATGATGACGTTGAATGCTTCTCCGGAAACGAAATCTCCGACAGGCGAGATCCATGCCCCGAACGGGATCCGGTTCAGCAAATCCCCGGACGGTCTGACCCGGTCGATCATCAGCGAGTTGATGGCAGAACGCGACGAACGGAAGAAACTCAGAAACAGTTTTCCTTTCGGATCTGATGAATATACTCTGTATGATATGCAGCAGAATGTGCTGAAGGTGATCATGAACACGTATTACGGAGTCTCAGGATTCTCCAGATTCCGTTTGTACGACCGGGACATCGGAGCCGCCGTGACGTCCGTAGGCCGTGCGATCATTCAGCACACAAAGCTCGTTATCACCAAACGCGGGTATGACGTGATATACGGCGATACGGATTCGTGTTTTGTGCAGATCCCCTTCACGTCTCTTGAAGATACGATGAAAATCGCCCGCGAAATCGAGGAGGAACTCAATGCGAGCTACCTGTCGTTTGCACAGGAAACCCTTGGTGCTGATATGAACTTCTTCTCGATCAAGTTCGAGAAGATCTACCGGAGATTTTTCCAGGGCGGCGCAAAGAAGCGGTATGCAGGACATCTGATCTGGAAAGAGGGTCAGGATGTCGATAAAATCGATATAACCGGCTTTGAGATGAAGCGATCCGACTCAGCACAGATCACTCGCGAAGTACAGGAACGTGTTCTGGAGATGATCCTGAAAGGAAACGGCAGGGAAGATGTGAAAAAATATCTGCCCGAGGTTCTGTCTCTGTATCGCGAGGGAAAATGTCCGCTTGAAAAAGCAGGTATTCCGAGCGGTATAAACAAGTCTCTTGCCGATTACGCTCATCTGGATTCGCACGGGCGTGGGGCCATCTACTCGAATACGTATCTTGGAACCGACTTCAAACGCGGCAGCAAGCCCAAGCGGCTTTACATCAAGCGGACATATATGCCTGAAAAGTATCCGGACACGGATGTGCTCTGTTTTGAGTACCCGGATCAGGTTCCGGAGGGGGCGTTCGAAATTGACTGGGAAACGATGCTTGAAAAAACGATCCAGGCGCCTCTGAACAGAATTTTCGATGCACTTGGGTGGGATTGGGATGAGTTCGATCCGACCAAGTCACGAAAAACGACGCTGGATATGTTCTTCTAA
- a CDS encoding 50S ribosomal protein L16, producing the protein MVRKPARMYNKLAKKAYCRREYMGGVPGLKVVTFDMGNLSDEFPVAIHLEALEGCQIRHTAMEAARINMNRRLMKEVGKNNFHLKIRTYPHHVLREHKQATGAGADRVSEGMRLAFGKAVGTAARVSPRQRVFTVWTTPQYVEQAKDALLHSGYKLPTPVRVIVEN; encoded by the coding sequence ATGGTAAGAAAGCCAGCACGAATGTATAATAAGCTCGCCAAGAAGGCCTACTGCCGCCGTGAATACATGGGTGGTGTGCCGGGTCTTAAGGTTGTAACGTTTGATATGGGAAATCTCTCCGATGAGTTCCCGGTTGCAATCCATCTTGAAGCGCTTGAAGGATGCCAGATCCGTCACACGGCAATGGAAGCTGCCCGTATCAACATGAACAGACGTCTGATGAAAGAAGTCGGAAAAAACAATTTCCACTTAAAGATCAGAACATACCCCCACCATGTTCTCCGTGAACATAAACAGGCAACCGGAGCCGGCGCAGACCGTGTTTCCGAGGGTATGAGACTTGCATTCGGTAAAGCAGTCGGAACTGCGGCCCGTGTTTCACCAAGACAGCGTGTTTTCACCGTCTGGACAACCCCGCAGTATGTCGAGCAGGCAAAGGATGCACTCCTCCACAGCGGATACAAACTCCCGACTCCTGTCCGGGTAATCGTTGAGAACTAA
- a CDS encoding ABC transporter ATP-binding protein: MTDWDKVWVKVEDATKTFSSRKGDVTALEHVNLEVHNGQFVCLLGPSGCGKTTLLRMIGGLDVPTSGTVSIDGKIVDGPSPKMTMVFQEYSLYPWRTVAENVGFGLEMIGVPKEERVAEVNKRLALVGLTGFGDNYPYELSGGMRQRAAVARALATDPAVMLMDEPFGALDAQTRNKMQRELLQIWEETKKTILFVTHSVDEAVYLSDKIVILTPRPGRIYEIYPNPLPRPRDRTSIEFAKLRKDVLAEIEKLEGENKNL; this comes from the coding sequence ATGACAGACTGGGATAAAGTATGGGTGAAAGTGGAGGACGCTACAAAAACGTTCTCTTCCCGGAAAGGCGATGTAACTGCTCTGGAGCATGTCAATCTTGAAGTTCACAACGGGCAGTTCGTCTGCCTGCTCGGTCCCTCGGGATGCGGGAAGACCACTCTTCTTCGTATGATCGGCGGTCTTGATGTTCCAACAAGCGGGACCGTTTCCATCGATGGAAAGATCGTGGACGGCCCGTCACCGAAAATGACGATGGTGTTCCAGGAATATTCGCTTTATCCATGGCGTACCGTCGCAGAGAATGTGGGTTTTGGTCTGGAGATGATCGGTGTCCCAAAAGAGGAACGGGTCGCTGAAGTAAACAAGCGTCTTGCTCTGGTTGGGCTGACCGGATTTGGCGATAATTATCCGTACGAGCTGTCCGGCGGTATGCGCCAGAGGGCGGCCGTTGCCCGGGCACTTGCAACTGATCCTGCTGTCATGCTGATGGACGAACCCTTTGGCGCGCTTGACGCGCAGACGAGGAATAAAATGCAGCGTGAACTTCTCCAGATCTGGGAAGAAACGAAAAAGACTATTCTTTTCGTTACTCACAGCGTTGATGAGGCCGTTTATCTTTCAGATAAAATCGTCATTCTTACGCCTAGACCTGGAAGAATTTACGAAATATATCCAAATCCACTACCAAGACCGCGTGATAGAACAAGTATTGAGTTTGCTAAACTCAGGAAAGATGTTCTCGCAGAAATTGAGAAATTAGAGGGGGAGAATAAGAACCTTTAA